AATCAGTTAATTAGATCTTCAGGAGTTTATTTTGATGAAGAGCGAACAAAAGATGGACGACAATTAATTAATGGTAATATAATTCCTAATCGTGGTGCTTGGATTGAATTTGAATATGATAAAAAACGTATAATTGCTGTTAGGGTTGACCGGGCTCGTAAGATGCCTTCTACTGTATTATTTAGAGCTTTAGGTTATAGTACAGATGCAGAATTAATAGATCTACTTGGTGATCATGAGATAGTTCATGATACAATTGATCGTGATAATACTGAGAATAGAGAAGAAGCTTTAATAGAGCTTTATAAAAAATTACGACCTGGTGAGCCTCCGACAGTAGAAAGTGCGGAAAATTTGATAGAATCATTATTCTTTGATCCTAAACGATATGATTTAGCTGAAGTCGGAAGATATAAAATTAATAAAAAGTTAGGATTGGATGCTGATCTTGACCAGAGGATATTACAGAAGGAAGATATTGTAGAAACAGTAAAATATCTGATTAAATTAATTCATGATGATGATGATGCTTACATTGATGATATTGATCATCTGGGGAATCGACGACTAAAAACAGTAGGTGAGTTACTACAGAATCAGTTTAGAATTGGGCTATCGCGAATGGAGAGAGTAATTAGAGAGAGAATGACTATTCAAGATATTGATGTTATTACTCCTCAGGCTTTAATTAATACTCGACCAGTGGTAGCTGCAATTAAGGAATTTTTCGGCAGCAGTCAGTTATCTCAATTTATGGATCAGACAAACCCGTTATCTGAATTAACTCATAAGCGTCGAATGAGTGCGTTAGGTCCTGGGGGGTTAAGCCGAGAACGAGCTGGATTTGATGTGCGAGATGTGCACCATACTCATTATGGAAGAATCTGTCCGATTGAAACTCCAGAAGGACCAAACATTGGTTTGATTGGGTCATTATGTCTTTATGGTAAAACAAATAAGTACGGATTCATTATGACACCATATCGTAAAGTAGAAGACGGACAAGTAACTGGAGAGATAGAGTATTTAACAGCTAATGATGAAGAAGGAAATGTTATTACTCAGGGAAATGTTCCTCTGGATGAAGACGGAAACATATTAGATGAACGCCCAAGAGCTAGGCATCGTGAAGATATTTTAGAGGTAAAACGAGATAAAGTAGATTATATTGATGTATCACCAGGACAGATTGTTAGTGTTTCTGCGGCTTTAATTCCTTTTCTAGAGAATGATGATGCTAACCGAGCTTTGATGGGAGCTAATATGCAGCGGCAAGGAGTTCCATTACTTAAAACAGATGCTCCTTATGTAGGAACAGGGATTGAGTATAAAGCTGCTAAGGATTCTGGAGTTGCAGTAGTAGCTAAAAATAGCGGAGAAGTAATGAAAGTAACTGCTGAAAAAATATTAATTAAGACTGATGATGGTGATGTAGATAAATATAAATTAGATAAATTTGTTCGTTCTAATCAAGGAACTTGTTTTAATCAAAAACCTATTGTAAATAAAGGTGATAAGGTAATTGAAGGAGATGTAATTGCTGACGGTCCAGCAATGGATCAAGGAGAACTTGCTTTAGGTCGTAACTGTTTAGTAGCTTTTATGGCTTGGGAAGGATATAATTATGAGGATGCTATCTTAATTAGTGAAAAATTAGTTAAAGAAGATAGCTTAACTTCAATTCATATTGAAGAACATGAAGCCGAAGCTAGAGATACTAAACTTGGTCCAGAAGAAATTACTAGAGATATTCCGAATGTTGGTGAAGATGCATTAAAAGATTTAGACGAGCGTGGTATTGTTCGTCCCGGAGCCGAAGTTGGACCAGGAGATATCTTAGTTGGAAAGGTAACTCCTAAAGGAGAAACAGAATTGTCAGCTGAAGAACGATTATTGAGAGCAATTTTTGGAGAGAAAGCTAGAGAAGTTAGGGATACATCTCTTAAAGTACCGCATGGTGAAAAAGGAATTGTGCTTGATGTTAAGGTCTTTACTCGTGATGATGGTGATGATTTAAAACCTGGAGTAAATAAGTTAGTTAGAGTTTATATAGCTCGCAAAGGTAAAATTGAAGTTGGGGATAAGTTAGCTGGACGTCATGGAAACAAAGGTGTTATCTCCCGAGTTTTACCAGAAGAAGACATGC
The genomic region above belongs to Sporohalobacter salinus and contains:
- the rpoB gene encoding DNA-directed RNA polymerase subunit beta; its protein translation is MAKPESSLRRKRRSFAKVGDGMEIPYLLKTQQDSYQWFLDNGLLEMFDEISPIQDFSENLVLEFLDYSLGEPKYDEVESKNRDVTYAAPLEIKVRLINQETGEVKEQEVFMGDLPLMTDKGTFIINGAERVIVNQLIRSSGVYFDEERTKDGRQLINGNIIPNRGAWIEFEYDKKRIIAVRVDRARKMPSTVLFRALGYSTDAELIDLLGDHEIVHDTIDRDNTENREEALIELYKKLRPGEPPTVESAENLIESLFFDPKRYDLAEVGRYKINKKLGLDADLDQRILQKEDIVETVKYLIKLIHDDDDAYIDDIDHLGNRRLKTVGELLQNQFRIGLSRMERVIRERMTIQDIDVITPQALINTRPVVAAIKEFFGSSQLSQFMDQTNPLSELTHKRRMSALGPGGLSRERAGFDVRDVHHTHYGRICPIETPEGPNIGLIGSLCLYGKTNKYGFIMTPYRKVEDGQVTGEIEYLTANDEEGNVITQGNVPLDEDGNILDERPRARHREDILEVKRDKVDYIDVSPGQIVSVSAALIPFLENDDANRALMGANMQRQGVPLLKTDAPYVGTGIEYKAAKDSGVAVVAKNSGEVMKVTAEKILIKTDDGDVDKYKLDKFVRSNQGTCFNQKPIVNKGDKVIEGDVIADGPAMDQGELALGRNCLVAFMAWEGYNYEDAILISEKLVKEDSLTSIHIEEHEAEARDTKLGPEEITRDIPNVGEDALKDLDERGIVRPGAEVGPGDILVGKVTPKGETELSAEERLLRAIFGEKAREVRDTSLKVPHGEKGIVLDVKVFTRDDGDDLKPGVNKLVRVYIARKGKIEVGDKLAGRHGNKGVISRVLPEEDMPYLPNGEPVEVVLNPLGVPSRMNLGQVLETHLGWAAEQLGIHVETPVFNGATEEDVMDMLEEAGMPRDGKVQLYDGRTGEKFKERVTVGQMYILKLHHLADDKIHARSTGPYSLVTQQPLGGKAQFGGQRLGEMEVWALEAYGAAHSLQEMLTVKSDDVVGRVEAYESIVKGENIPQSGIPESFKVLIKEMQSIGLDAKVYSDEDEELEIEENEEVVNDTTKKLGLDLDEDEDEDDE